The following proteins are co-located in the Sphaeramia orbicularis chromosome 24, fSphaOr1.1, whole genome shotgun sequence genome:
- the LOC115415661 gene encoding interleukin-31 receptor subunit alpha-like — MYSCLILFILILFSSFGVGWLDNICSIVPKDPYIAVGSNATIVCRSSCVPGEVFWTLNDKLVDGSLSQRIENSSDTVLQLRNFNYERATLLCHSVNNQQVLRGTTIRTFTRPRKLSCILHSENYRTLQGLPDKFTCSWEHHSNSSLKINYTVLLISPDSEQKKLCESHATNCTTKYVNGVDKNISLLESSTVIVRAETTAWQAESDPYNFDPLHILKIIPRKVHVTAFSDHLLVKWNQLERGELGPCQVKYRKAFGEETPEVVDIEALNITIKNVESCTDYHVSVRCALKHAPWSNWSQEKTVRTKLRKRDVNLHLWRTVSEPENSGVRNVHVMWKANLSRCEGTFNYTVKLMPPSEAMYGVNYASTLCENSSCDITVDQHAHRIILTIFHDDAVLAQGSFYVPAIAESFPQVTDIQTFNLNRSFLVMWRSVPDVTGYMIHWTHDGNDYHWKESKFSNATLFDLLDKTPYNMTVTPLFADKIGHGTQVSQICSRVGDPGNVTITTVQTYDRSAQVSWNIKSQEVCSGVVVNYTIFYGTQLVPEFNVTVDSARESIVLKNLDPNTQYRVQVKATGPTGTTTSNERLFETKRFDPGLIIVLSISGSIIIILILSLGLCCGIQWKKFNEKPVPNPGLSSVALWPSTGTQKGTCALYPFSNPSESICERVYTEEPLETPTPPPPATTECNPNVNPVSNQTEDITDPGSVAASDPQCETQADTAETPQPSSPGENTALLPVEGSPFNPYRSQNAVEISATKTSRQRLLPMKPQTVYVTLDMFEQRR, encoded by the exons GCTGGCTTGACAACATCTGCAGCATTGTGCCAAAAGATCCATACATTGCCGTGGGATCCAACGCTACCATAGTGTGCCGGAGTTCTTGTGTCCCTGGGGAAGTCTTCTGGACACTGAATGATAAACTTGTTGATGGGAGCTTGTCACAGCGGATTGAAAACTCCTCAGATACAGTCCTACAACTCAGGAACTTTAATTACGAAAGAGCTACACTGCTATGCCATAGTGTCAATAATCAGCAAGTCCTCAGAGGGACTACCATCAGAACATTCA CAAGACCCCGCAAATTATCGTGCATCTTGCATTCAGAAAACTATCGGACATTGCAAGGTTTACCAGACAAATTTACCTGCAGCTGGGAACATCATAGTAATTCTTCACTGAAAATAAACTACACTGTACTTCT gATCTCACCTGACAGTGAACAGAAAAAACTTTGTGAATCACATGCAACAAACTGCACAACCAAGTATGTAAATGGTGTCGATAAAAACATATCCCTTTTAGAGAGCAGCACTGTCATTGTACGTGCTGAAACTACTGCTTGGCAAGCGGAGTCTGACCCCTATAATTTTGATCCTCTACACATAT TGAAAATTATTCCACGGAAGGTGCATGTGACTGCTTTCTCTGATCATCTGTTAGTTAAGTGGAACCAGTTAGAAAGAGGAGAATTGGGTCCATGTCAAGTCAAATACAGAAAG GCTTTTGGTGAAGAGACTCCAGAG GTGGTGGACATTGAGGCTTTAAATATAACCATTAAAAATGTTGAATCCTGCACGGACTACCACGTTTCTGTCCGATGTGCCTTAAAACATGCCCCATGGAGCAACTGGAGCCAGGAGAAGACAGTACGGACAAAACTAAGAA AAAGGGACGTCAACCTGCACTTGTGGAGGACAGTATCTGAACCAGAAAACAGTGGAGTCCGAAACGTTCATGTCATGTGGAAG GCGAATCTGTCAAGATGTGAAGGCACATTTAATTACACTGTCAAACTGATGCCGCCCAGTGAGGCCATGTATGGAGTAAATTATGCAAGTACTTTATGTGAAAATTCATCTTGTGATATTACTGTGGATCAACATGCGCACAGAATAATCCTCACAATTTTCCATGATGACGCCGTGCTGGCACAAGGCTCGTTTTATGTTCCAGCTATTGCAGAGA GCTTTCCTCAAGTTACCGACATTCAGACCTTTAATCTTAATCGCAGTTTTCTGGTCATGTGGAGGTCTGTTCCAGATGTTACTGGCTACATGATTCACTGGACCCATGATGGGAATGATTACCACTGGAAGGAGAGCAAATTCTCCAACGCAACACTATTTG acCTCCTGGATAAGACGCCGTACAATATGACGGTAACTCCACTCTTTGCAGATAAGATCGGTCATGGCACACAAGTTTCTCAGATCTGCTCCAGAGTAGGAG ATCCAGGGAATGTTACTATCACTACTGTTCAGACCTATGACAGAAGTGCCCAGGTGAGCTGGAATATAAAGTCACAGGAGGTGTGCAGTGGGGTTGTTGTCAATTACACAATCTTCTACGGGACGCAGCTTGTACCAGAGTTTA ATGTAACTGTAGACAGCGCAAGGGAGAGCATTGTTTTGAAAAATCTAGATCCAAACACTCAGTACAGAGTGCAAGTCAAAGCTACGGGTCCCACCGGAACTACCACAAGCAacgaacggctctttgaaaccaAAAGATTTG atcccGGGCTGATCATAGTCCTCAGTATATCTGGAAGTATCATTATCATCCTCATATTATCTCTTGGTTTATGCTGTGGAATTCA GTGGAAGAAATTCAACGAGAAGCCAGTGCCCAACCCTGGCCTCAGTTCTGTTGCACTGTGGCCATCTACAGGCACCCAAAAA GGAACGTGTGCCCTTTATCCATTCAGTAACCCATCTGAAAGCATCTGTGAAAGAGTTTACACTGAGGAACCTCTGGAAACTCCCACTCCTCCCCCTCCAGCTACCACCGAATGTAATCCAAACGTTAATCCAGTTAGTAACCAGACAGAGGATATCACTGATCCAGGCTCAGTTGCTGCCTCAGACCCACAGTGCGAAACACAAGCTGACACCGCAGAGACCCCACAGCCATCCTCTCCTGGGGAAAACACAGCCCTGTTACCTGTAGAGGGCAGTCCTTTCAACCCATATCGGAGCCAGAACGCAGTAGAAATTTCTGCCACTAAGACCAGTAGGCAACGTCTGCTTCCGATGAAGCCGCAAACGGTTTATGTAACTCTGGACATGTTTGAACAACGCAGATGA